Proteins encoded within one genomic window of Kibdelosporangium phytohabitans:
- a CDS encoding YciI family protein: MRYMMIVKASPESENGVMPTQQELDDMGKYNDELTKAGVLLAADGLHDSSKGFRVQYAAGGATTVVDGPFAEAKELVAGFWIIQVSSREEALEWARRIPFQEGEVEVRRVFEAEDFGA; encoded by the coding sequence ATGCGGTACATGATGATCGTGAAGGCCAGCCCGGAGTCCGAGAACGGCGTCATGCCGACGCAGCAGGAACTCGACGACATGGGCAAGTACAACGACGAACTCACCAAGGCGGGCGTGCTCCTGGCGGCGGACGGTCTGCACGACAGCTCCAAGGGCTTCCGCGTTCAGTACGCGGCAGGCGGCGCGACCACGGTGGTGGACGGCCCGTTCGCCGAGGCCAAGGAGCTCGTCGCGGGTTTCTGGATCATCCAGGTGTCCTCGCGCGAGGAAGCGCTGGAGTGGGCCCGTCGCATCCCGTTCCAGGAGGGCGAGGTCGAGGTCCGGCGGGTCTTCGAAGCCGAGGACTTCGGCGCCTGA
- the nuoK gene encoding NADH-quinone oxidoreductase subunit NuoK yields the protein MHVVYPAVLAALLFSIGVYGVLARRNAILVLMSVELMLNAVNLNLVAFDVWLADKLGSGQILTLFVIVIAAAEVGLGLAIVLQVFRNRSTISIDALDELAEDKQ from the coding sequence ATGCACGTCGTCTACCCGGCCGTGCTGGCGGCGCTGCTGTTCTCCATCGGCGTCTACGGTGTCCTTGCGCGGCGCAACGCGATCCTGGTGCTGATGTCGGTCGAGCTGATGCTCAACGCGGTCAACCTGAACCTGGTCGCGTTCGACGTGTGGCTGGCCGACAAACTGGGCTCCGGGCAGATCCTCACGCTGTTCGTGATCGTCATCGCCGCCGCTGAAGTCGGTCTCGGCCTGGCCATCGTGCTGCAGGTGTTCCGCAACCGGTCGACGATCTCGATCGACGCGCTCGACGAACTGGCCGAGGACAAGCAATGA
- a CDS encoding complex I subunit 1/NuoH family protein, translating into MTLPEIVLRLALVVAAFLLLPLLVGQLEHKAMAHMQARLGPMRAGGFHGWAQLIADGVKFVQKEHVVPAQADRTVFSLAPAIALLPYLVILVVIPVGPGLVALDLDIGLFFVLAVMSVSVLGSVMAGWSSGNKYALLGGLRSAAQLMAYELPMVLAASSVAMAAGTLSLPGIVEAWSPWWLAWQAPALLIFFVAGLAELHRPPFDMPVADSEIVLGPYTEYTGLRFALFLLAEYAGIVVLCALTTVLFLGGWRGPFGDDALGPIWLLIKLFVLAFVVIWLRVSNPRLRADQLQKLAWQVLVPLSLGQLALTGVVKVAMV; encoded by the coding sequence ATGACGTTGCCGGAGATCGTGCTGCGGCTCGCACTCGTGGTCGCGGCGTTCCTGCTGCTGCCGTTGCTGGTCGGCCAGTTGGAGCACAAGGCCATGGCGCACATGCAGGCCCGGCTCGGGCCGATGCGCGCAGGCGGGTTCCACGGCTGGGCGCAGCTGATCGCGGACGGCGTGAAGTTCGTCCAGAAGGAACACGTCGTGCCGGCGCAGGCCGACCGCACGGTCTTCTCGCTGGCACCCGCCATCGCCTTGCTGCCGTACCTCGTGATCCTGGTCGTCATCCCGGTCGGTCCCGGTCTCGTCGCGCTCGACCTGGACATCGGGTTGTTCTTCGTCCTCGCCGTGATGAGCGTGAGCGTCCTCGGTTCGGTGATGGCCGGGTGGTCCAGCGGCAACAAGTACGCGCTGCTGGGCGGGTTGCGCAGCGCGGCACAGCTGATGGCGTACGAACTGCCGATGGTGCTGGCGGCGTCGTCGGTCGCGATGGCGGCGGGCACGTTGTCGTTGCCGGGCATCGTCGAAGCCTGGTCGCCGTGGTGGCTGGCCTGGCAGGCACCGGCGTTGCTGATCTTCTTCGTCGCCGGGCTGGCCGAGCTGCACCGGCCGCCGTTCGACATGCCGGTCGCGGACTCGGAGATCGTGCTCGGGCCGTACACCGAGTACACCGGCCTGCGGTTCGCGCTGTTCCTGCTGGCCGAGTACGCCGGGATCGTGGTGCTCTGCGCGTTGACCACGGTGTTGTTCCTCGGCGGCTGGCGCGGTCCGTTCGGCGACGACGCGCTGGGCCCGATCTGGTTGCTGATCAAGCTGTTCGTTCTGGCTTTCGTGGTGATCTGGCTGCGTGTCAGCAATCCCCGGCTGCGCGCCGACCAGCTGCAGAAGCTGGCGTGGCAGGTGCTCGTGCCGCTGAGCCTCGGCCAGCTCGCCCTGACCGGAGTGGTGAAGGTGGCGATGGTATGA
- a CDS encoding NuoI/complex I 23 kDa subunit family protein, with protein sequence MKGLLKGLAVTLRTMTRRSVTRQYPETRPDLPPRSRGVIGLLTENCTSCMLCARECPDWCIYIESHKETLPAVVEGGRERGRNVLDRFAIDFSLCMYCGICIEACPFDALFWSPEFEYAEHTIGALTHEMDLLGEWMKTVPPPPAVELEEQP encoded by the coding sequence ATGAAAGGGCTGCTCAAAGGCCTCGCGGTCACGCTGCGGACGATGACCCGCCGGTCGGTCACCCGGCAGTACCCGGAGACCAGGCCGGACCTTCCGCCGCGCAGCCGCGGTGTGATCGGGTTGCTGACCGAGAACTGCACGTCCTGCATGCTGTGCGCACGGGAATGCCCGGACTGGTGCATCTACATCGAGTCGCACAAGGAGACGCTGCCCGCCGTGGTCGAAGGCGGCAGGGAACGCGGCCGCAACGTGCTCGACCGGTTCGCCATCGACTTCTCACTGTGCATGTACTGCGGGATCTGCATCGAGGCGTGCCCGTTCGACGCGCTGTTCTGGTCACCGGAGTTCGAATACGCCGAGCACACCATCGGGGCGCTGACACACGAGATGGACCTGCTGGGCGAGTGGATGAAAACGGTACCGCCGCCACCCGCGGTCGAACTTGAAGAGCAACCATGA
- a CDS encoding DMT family transporter, with translation MVRHALGTAEVTFWLVAAVAGAPLVALGAALQQNAAVHCKSLGFLRLLGQLVRRPKWLLGSATTLGGAVMHIIALSNGPLTVVQPLGMSGLPIAVLIAAAIDRRRVRAAEMFGTFAVSAGLVSLLLLLPHESSRPTLDGGSAAVLSGTTLAIILGAAVMARRSTGAVNALFLAIGSGISYGVFAALTRVSGSTVVNDMSASVFWVIGLAVVFCALGLLFQQNAYRTGRFALSYATLLVADPITGSLIGVIVLNEQLPSSFIANVGVLAACGVTIAGVVILTRLHPHQHAPAAPQTPPTRELVSV, from the coding sequence ATGGTCCGTCACGCGCTGGGAACAGCCGAGGTGACGTTCTGGCTCGTGGCGGCCGTAGCCGGAGCCCCGCTCGTCGCACTCGGTGCCGCGCTGCAGCAGAACGCGGCGGTGCACTGCAAGAGCCTCGGGTTCCTGCGCCTGCTCGGCCAGTTGGTCCGCAGGCCGAAATGGCTGCTCGGCTCGGCCACGACCCTCGGCGGCGCGGTCATGCACATCATCGCGCTGTCCAACGGCCCGCTGACAGTGGTCCAGCCGCTGGGCATGAGCGGTCTGCCGATCGCCGTGCTGATCGCGGCGGCGATCGACCGCAGGCGTGTGCGCGCGGCGGAGATGTTCGGGACGTTCGCGGTGAGCGCGGGGCTGGTGAGCCTGCTCCTGCTGCTGCCGCACGAGTCGTCCCGCCCGACGCTCGACGGCGGCTCGGCGGCCGTGCTGAGCGGGACGACCCTCGCCATCATCCTGGGCGCGGCCGTGATGGCCCGCCGCAGCACAGGCGCGGTCAACGCCCTGTTCCTGGCGATCGGCTCGGGCATCTCGTACGGCGTGTTCGCGGCGCTGACCAGGGTCAGCGGCAGCACGGTCGTCAACGACATGTCGGCGTCGGTGTTCTGGGTGATCGGCCTGGCCGTGGTGTTCTGCGCACTGGGTCTGCTGTTCCAGCAGAACGCGTACCGCACCGGCCGGTTCGCGTTGAGCTACGCCACCTTGCTCGTCGCGGATCCCATCACCGGATCCCTGATCGGCGTGATCGTGCTCAACGAGCAGCTGCCGAGCTCGTTCATCGCCAACGTCGGCGTGCTCGCCGCGTGCGGGGTCACCATCGCGGGTGTCGTCATCCTGACCCGCCTGCACCCGCACCAGCACGCCCCCGCGGCCCCGCAGACGCCCCCGACCAGGGAACTCGTGTCCGTCTGA
- a CDS encoding NADH-quinone oxidoreductase subunit L, with amino-acid sequence MTAPLAVLGTAISAAGAIVLAFLGAFETRVTLTPTGTIPVTIGLRADDLSTMVAVMVTLVALAIQVYSVGYMKHDVRYPAFAALVGLFTLAMLTVVLAADLLMLYVGWEIMGVCSYFLIGHHWEKPHATAAAIKSFLMTRFGDVGFLFGIFVLGVAAGSFRITDVIAAVPAMTSGTVLTGALLLLVGVVGKAAQFPLHSWLPDAMAGPAPVSALIHAATMVAAGAYVVALLYPVFLSAPLALDVLAVVAVISMIGAALAALVTDDLKRVLAYSTISQLSVMFAALAVGGRTQAIAHLLSHAAFKALLFLCSGAVIIAVGSNLMTRMGGLRRRMPLSFLTMTVGFAALAGIPPTAGFFSKDAVVASAEHHWFVFVALLLTVGLTAAYTTRAWLRTFFGSGPDVREAPKLMTVPLVLLAVVALLLGFAGLWFDELRPELLSAVLSVVLAGVGVAAVYLVWRRDPAKDPVDSLGRLRGVFGSAFGTDTLYERTIARGVMRVADEVVRVDDSVVGRTVRGTGRGTRSLGGLLRRAQNGNAQFYVTALLAGVVVIAVGVVILR; translated from the coding sequence ATGACGGCGCCGCTGGCGGTCCTCGGGACCGCGATCAGTGCGGCGGGCGCCATTGTCCTCGCGTTCCTCGGGGCGTTCGAGACACGCGTGACCCTCACCCCGACCGGGACGATCCCGGTCACCATCGGCCTGCGCGCCGACGACCTGTCAACGATGGTCGCCGTCATGGTCACGCTGGTCGCGCTGGCGATCCAGGTCTACTCGGTCGGCTACATGAAGCACGACGTGCGGTATCCGGCGTTCGCGGCCCTGGTGGGGCTGTTCACCCTTGCGATGCTCACGGTGGTGCTCGCGGCCGACCTGCTGATGCTGTACGTCGGCTGGGAGATCATGGGCGTCTGCTCGTACTTCCTGATCGGCCACCACTGGGAGAAACCGCACGCGACCGCCGCCGCGATCAAGTCGTTCCTGATGACCCGGTTCGGCGACGTCGGATTCCTGTTCGGGATCTTCGTACTGGGCGTCGCGGCCGGGTCGTTCCGGATCACGGACGTCATCGCCGCAGTGCCCGCCATGACCTCGGGCACGGTGCTGACCGGGGCACTGCTGTTGCTGGTCGGAGTCGTGGGCAAGGCGGCCCAGTTCCCGCTGCACAGCTGGCTGCCGGACGCGATGGCCGGGCCCGCGCCCGTGAGCGCGTTGATCCACGCCGCCACGATGGTCGCGGCCGGGGCGTACGTCGTCGCCTTGCTGTACCCGGTGTTCCTGTCGGCGCCGCTGGCGCTGGACGTCCTCGCGGTCGTCGCGGTGATCTCCATGATCGGCGCCGCGCTCGCCGCACTGGTGACCGACGACCTGAAGCGGGTGCTCGCGTACTCCACGATCAGCCAGCTCAGCGTGATGTTCGCGGCGCTGGCGGTCGGCGGCCGGACGCAGGCGATCGCGCACCTGTTGTCCCACGCGGCTTTCAAGGCCCTGTTGTTCCTCTGCTCCGGCGCGGTCATCATCGCGGTCGGCAGCAACCTGATGACGCGGATGGGTGGGCTCAGACGCCGGATGCCGCTGTCGTTCCTGACCATGACCGTCGGATTCGCCGCGCTGGCCGGCATCCCGCCGACCGCGGGATTCTTCAGCAAAGACGCCGTTGTGGCATCAGCCGAGCACCACTGGTTCGTGTTCGTCGCGTTGCTGCTGACCGTCGGGTTGACAGCCGCCTACACGACCCGGGCGTGGCTGCGGACGTTCTTCGGATCCGGGCCGGACGTCCGGGAAGCGCCGAAACTGATGACGGTTCCGTTGGTGCTGCTGGCAGTGGTGGCGCTGCTGCTCGGATTCGCCGGGTTGTGGTTCGACGAGCTGAGGCCTGAGCTGCTCAGCGCGGTGCTCTCGGTGGTCCTGGCCGGGGTCGGTGTCGCTGCTGTGTACCTGGTCTGGCGCAGGGACCCGGCCAAGGACCCGGTGGACTCGCTCGGCCGTCTGCGTGGCGTGTTCGGTTCCGCCTTCGGCACGGACACGTTGTACGAGCGAACGATCGCGCGTGGCGTCATGCGAGTCGCAGACGAGGTCGTGCGCGTAGACGATTCCGTTGTCGGACGGACGGTTCGTGGCACAGGGCGCGGTACCCGGTCGCTGGGCGGGCTGCTCCGGCGTGCGCAGAACGGGAATGCGCAGTTCTACGTCACCGCACTGCTGGCCGGGGTCGTGGTGATCGCGGTTGGGGTGGTGATCCTGCGGTGA
- a CDS encoding NADH-quinone oxidoreductase subunit A: MHGYFGAYGLIALLLVVGAVFVTVALTANRLLRPARPTPQKLLTYECGVDPVGGGWAQSYVRYYVFTFLYVVFAVDAVFLFPWATVFAAPGFGAATLIEMFVFLGFLAVGILYAWRKGVLSWA; this comes from the coding sequence GTGCACGGCTATTTCGGAGCATACGGACTCATCGCGTTGCTCCTGGTAGTCGGCGCTGTGTTCGTCACGGTGGCGCTGACGGCCAACCGCTTGTTGCGGCCCGCTCGTCCCACGCCGCAGAAGCTGCTCACGTACGAGTGCGGTGTCGACCCGGTCGGCGGCGGGTGGGCCCAGTCGTACGTCCGGTATTACGTATTCACATTCCTCTACGTGGTGTTCGCCGTCGACGCGGTCTTCCTGTTTCCGTGGGCCACCGTTTTCGCCGCGCCGGGATTCGGCGCGGCCACCTTGATCGAAATGTTCGTGTTCCTGGGATTCCTCGCCGTCGGAATCCTCTACGCCTGGCGCAAGGGGGTCCTGTCGTGGGCGTGA
- a CDS encoding NADH-quinone oxidoreductase subunit C, translating into MTESQDVEPPEWITALTGARDARHCDFFDFLTAVDELDDGIRVVAHVYSTTTRQHVLLRTLLPPDALVLPTATTVYKGANWHERETCEMFGVHFDGHPNLVPLLLPDGFEGTPLRKDFVLASRVAKQWPGEVDPGQSLTELRKPKRRRNLPPGVPENWTRP; encoded by the coding sequence ATGACCGAGTCCCAGGACGTCGAACCTCCGGAATGGATCACCGCGCTGACCGGAGCGCGGGACGCCCGGCACTGCGACTTCTTCGACTTCCTCACGGCGGTGGACGAGCTGGACGACGGCATCCGCGTCGTCGCCCACGTCTACTCCACGACCACCAGGCAACACGTGCTGCTCCGCACCCTGCTGCCACCGGACGCGCTGGTGCTGCCGACGGCCACCACCGTCTACAAAGGCGCGAACTGGCACGAGCGGGAAACCTGCGAGATGTTCGGCGTGCACTTCGACGGGCACCCGAACCTGGTACCGCTGCTGCTGCCGGACGGCTTCGAGGGCACGCCGCTGCGCAAGGACTTCGTGCTGGCCAGCCGCGTGGCCAAGCAGTGGCCCGGTGAGGTCGACCCCGGCCAGTCGCTCACCGAGCTCAGGAAACCCAAGCGGCGCCGCAACCTGCCGCCGGGTGTGCCGGAGAACTGGACGCGGCCATGA
- a CDS encoding hydroxypyruvate isomerase family protein, with the protein MDHRFRYDVNLSILFTELDVHSRAAAAKAAGFTAAEFWWPFDVPVPKDSDVDAFVRSVRDEGVRLVGLNFFAGDMPAGERGVLSAPARTTQFRENIEVAVEIAGQLGCRAFNALYGNRIDGIATEQQDEVARENLVVAAKAASRIGATILIEPLSGAPAYPLKTAAEALAVIQRVRADGGVDNVSLLADLYHLAVNGDDPAAVIDNHAARFGHVQIADAPGRNEPGTGGLDFADLFERLADNGYDGHIGLEYKPSGASADSFDWLARDLRA; encoded by the coding sequence GTGGACCATCGCTTCCGGTACGACGTGAACCTGTCGATCTTGTTCACCGAGCTGGATGTGCACAGCCGGGCGGCCGCGGCGAAGGCGGCCGGATTCACCGCGGCCGAGTTCTGGTGGCCGTTCGACGTCCCGGTGCCGAAGGACTCCGATGTGGACGCTTTTGTCCGTTCGGTCCGAGACGAGGGCGTCCGGCTGGTCGGGCTGAACTTCTTCGCGGGTGACATGCCCGCAGGCGAACGGGGTGTGCTGTCCGCGCCCGCGCGGACCACGCAGTTCAGGGAGAACATCGAAGTCGCCGTCGAGATCGCCGGCCAGCTCGGCTGTCGCGCGTTCAACGCGTTGTACGGCAACAGGATCGACGGTATCGCGACCGAACAGCAGGACGAGGTGGCACGCGAGAACCTGGTGGTCGCCGCCAAGGCCGCGAGCCGCATCGGCGCCACGATCCTCATCGAGCCGCTGAGCGGCGCGCCGGCGTACCCGCTCAAGACCGCGGCCGAGGCGCTCGCCGTGATCCAGCGTGTCCGCGCCGATGGCGGCGTCGACAACGTCAGCCTGCTCGCGGATCTCTACCACCTGGCCGTGAACGGCGACGACCCGGCGGCGGTGATCGACAACCACGCCGCGCGGTTCGGCCACGTGCAGATCGCGGACGCGCCGGGCCGCAACGAACCCGGCACGGGCGGACTGGACTTCGCCGACCTGTTCGAGCGCTTGGCGGACAACGGATATGACGGCCACATCGGCTTGGAGTACAAGCCAAGCGGTGCCAGTGCCGACAGCTTTGACTGGTTGGCCCGCGATCTGCGGGCGTGA
- a CDS encoding ornithine decarboxylase yields the protein MVGEDVFRADALTPNGLDGRRVEHGALQQAQDLMADAVGADQTFFSTCGSSLSVKSAMISVAGPGEKLLVVRHAHKSVTAGLIISGVDPLWVHPRWDAERHMSHPPGPDAVRAAFEREPEAKGMLLVTPTDYGTCGDISAIADVCHEFDRPLIVDEAWGAHLPFHSDLPPWAMYCGADLCVTSVHKMGAAVEQSSVFHLQGDRVDPAVLKMREDLLGTTSASSLVYAGLDGWRRQMVQNGKELLGIALSLVESVRSGVDRIPGLHLVGDELVGPEHAASIDPLKVIVDVTGLRVNGYQAADWLREEQRVTVGLSDHRRVVAMFTHADNRETADRFLHAMRELTKASLPTAPKVDLPAPGELELRTEVLPRDAFFGPTEQVPVGEAAGRIAAEMITPYPPGAPAVLPGEVINQPVLDYLRSGLAAGMYIPDAVDSGLDSVRVVAR from the coding sequence GTGGTCGGCGAGGACGTGTTCCGCGCCGACGCCCTGACGCCGAACGGGCTCGACGGCCGCCGGGTCGAGCACGGGGCTCTGCAACAGGCGCAGGACCTGATGGCCGACGCCGTCGGCGCGGACCAGACCTTCTTCTCCACGTGCGGAAGTTCGCTGTCGGTCAAGAGCGCGATGATCTCGGTCGCCGGTCCGGGAGAGAAGCTGCTGGTCGTGCGGCACGCGCACAAGTCGGTGACCGCCGGGCTGATCATCAGCGGTGTCGACCCGTTGTGGGTGCACCCGCGGTGGGACGCCGAGCGGCACATGTCGCACCCGCCCGGCCCGGACGCTGTGCGGGCCGCGTTCGAGCGGGAACCCGAGGCCAAGGGCATGCTGCTGGTGACGCCGACGGACTACGGCACCTGTGGGGACATCAGCGCGATCGCCGACGTGTGCCACGAGTTCGATCGTCCGTTGATCGTCGACGAGGCGTGGGGCGCGCATCTGCCGTTCCACTCGGACCTGCCGCCGTGGGCGATGTACTGCGGCGCGGACCTGTGCGTGACGAGCGTGCACAAGATGGGTGCGGCGGTCGAGCAGAGTTCGGTGTTCCACTTGCAGGGCGACCGTGTGGACCCGGCGGTGCTCAAGATGCGCGAGGACCTGCTCGGCACGACGAGCGCCTCGTCGCTCGTGTACGCCGGACTGGACGGCTGGCGCCGGCAGATGGTCCAGAACGGCAAGGAACTCCTGGGCATCGCACTGTCGCTTGTGGAGTCAGTGCGGTCCGGGGTGGACCGGATTCCCGGTCTGCACCTGGTCGGTGACGAGCTCGTCGGCCCGGAGCACGCCGCGTCGATCGACCCGCTGAAGGTGATCGTCGACGTGACTGGGCTGCGTGTCAACGGTTACCAGGCGGCCGACTGGCTGCGTGAGGAACAACGCGTCACAGTCGGGCTTTCTGACCACCGCCGCGTGGTCGCGATGTTCACGCACGCCGACAACCGTGAGACGGCGGATCGGTTTCTGCACGCGATGCGTGAGCTCACCAAGGCCTCATTGCCGACAGCGCCGAAGGTCGACCTCCCGGCGCCGGGGGAGTTGGAGCTTCGCACAGAGGTCCTGCCGCGGGACGCGTTCTTCGGTCCGACCGAACAGGTCCCCGTCGGCGAGGCGGCCGGGCGGATCGCGGCGGAGATGATCACGCCTTACCCGCCGGGCGCTCCCGCCGTGCTGCCAGGCGAGGTGATCAACCAGCCGGTGCTGGACTACCTGAGGTCCGGTCTGGCTGCCGGGATGTACATCCCCGACGCCGTCGATTCCGGGCTCGACTCGGTGCGGGTGGTCGCCCGCTAG
- the gcl gene encoding glyoxylate carboligase, translating to MPKVPVMQAVVEVLKSEGVDTAFGCPGAAILPLYKALEVVGGIEHLLVRHEEGATHMADGWARTNGRVGVAIGTSGPAGTNMITGLYTAQADSIPMLCITGQAVSAKLHQEAFQAVDIVEVAKPVTKWAVQIKEAAQAPWIFREAFRVARSGRPGPVLIDLPLDVQKQEIEWDATIDAPLPVSPVVPHSPRVERALDMVLAAEKPLLLAGGGVILSEAHEELRELAEYLQIPVQATLMGKGALDEDHPLYAGMTGIQTSQRYGNASFLESDLVLAVGARFGDRHTGDLDTYRGKRQFIHVDIEPTQLGKVFAPDLGVVSDAKPFLRAILDLARARDAGRAAGEWVARIQELKATMTRREDFDAVPIKAPRVFKEINEFYGADTYFVTAIGLYQIWSGQHQLAHKPRHYQVCGQAGPLGWEIPAAIGVKKALKHTEPDAEVVGVVGDYSFQFLVEELAVAAQYDVPFVLIMLNNEYLGLIRMAEDHGGYDMNYEVDIHYDTVGTDNVKIMEAYGCSGRRVTRPAEIPDALAWARKQAEATSRPVLVEIMIEREANTANGVSIANMREYEPLP from the coding sequence ATGCCCAAAGTCCCCGTTATGCAAGCGGTTGTCGAGGTCCTCAAGTCCGAGGGCGTCGACACCGCGTTCGGCTGCCCCGGCGCCGCGATTCTCCCGCTGTACAAGGCACTCGAGGTGGTCGGCGGGATCGAGCACCTTCTCGTGCGGCACGAGGAAGGCGCGACCCACATGGCCGACGGCTGGGCGCGCACCAACGGCCGCGTCGGTGTCGCGATCGGCACGTCCGGCCCGGCGGGCACCAACATGATCACCGGCCTGTACACCGCGCAGGCCGACTCGATCCCGATGCTGTGCATCACCGGCCAGGCCGTGTCGGCCAAGCTCCACCAGGAAGCCTTCCAGGCGGTGGACATCGTCGAGGTCGCCAAGCCGGTCACCAAGTGGGCCGTGCAGATCAAGGAAGCCGCGCAGGCGCCGTGGATCTTCCGCGAGGCGTTCCGCGTCGCGCGCTCCGGCCGCCCCGGTCCCGTGCTCATCGACCTGCCGCTGGACGTGCAGAAGCAGGAGATCGAATGGGACGCGACGATCGACGCGCCGCTGCCGGTGAGCCCCGTCGTGCCGCACTCGCCGAGGGTGGAACGCGCGCTGGACATGGTGCTGGCGGCGGAGAAACCGTTGCTGCTGGCCGGTGGCGGGGTGATCCTCAGCGAGGCGCACGAGGAACTGCGTGAGCTCGCCGAGTACCTGCAGATTCCCGTGCAGGCGACGCTGATGGGCAAGGGAGCGCTGGACGAGGACCACCCGCTGTACGCCGGGATGACCGGAATCCAGACGTCCCAGCGGTACGGCAACGCGTCGTTCCTGGAGTCGGACCTCGTGCTCGCGGTCGGCGCCCGCTTCGGCGACCGGCACACCGGCGACCTGGACACCTACCGGGGGAAGCGTCAGTTCATCCACGTCGACATCGAGCCGACCCAGCTCGGCAAGGTGTTCGCGCCGGACCTGGGGGTCGTCTCCGACGCGAAACCGTTCCTGCGCGCGATCCTGGACCTGGCCCGCGCCCGCGACGCGGGCCGTGCGGCGGGGGAGTGGGTGGCCAGGATCCAGGAGCTGAAGGCGACGATGACCCGTCGCGAGGACTTCGACGCCGTGCCGATCAAGGCGCCGAGGGTGTTCAAGGAGATCAACGAGTTCTACGGCGCCGACACGTACTTCGTGACAGCGATCGGCCTGTACCAGATCTGGTCGGGACAGCACCAGTTGGCGCACAAGCCGCGGCACTACCAGGTCTGTGGTCAGGCGGGGCCGCTCGGCTGGGAGATCCCGGCGGCGATCGGTGTGAAGAAGGCGCTCAAGCACACCGAGCCGGACGCGGAAGTCGTCGGCGTGGTCGGCGACTACTCGTTCCAGTTCCTGGTGGAGGAGCTGGCGGTGGCGGCGCAGTACGACGTGCCGTTCGTGCTGATCATGCTGAACAACGAGTACCTCGGCCTGATCAGGATGGCGGAGGACCACGGCGGATACGACATGAACTACGAGGTCGACATCCACTACGACACGGTCGGCACGGACAACGTGAAGATCATGGAAGCCTACGGCTGCTCGGGCCGCCGGGTGACGCGGCCTGCGGAGATCCCGGACGCGTTGGCGTGGGCGAGAAAGCAGGCGGAGGCGACCAGCAGGCCGGTACTCGTGGAGATCATGATCGAACGGGAAGCCAACACGGCCAACGGGGTCTCGATCGCGAACATGCGCGAATACGAGCCGCTGCCGTAG
- a CDS encoding NADH-quinone oxidoreductase subunit J, producing the protein MTAVEVVFVLLGVVALASGVLVVTTPQLVRAALYLVVCFGAIAACFLVLTAELVAWVQVLIYVGAVVVLLLFGIMLTRAPIGPSSDLDSKNKPAAVAVAVATAGVLVTVVVSGFGDAYFDVGDSRAGSASGIGSGIFRYWVLPFEVLSVLLLAALVGAIVLSRTDIGPPKDGDG; encoded by the coding sequence GTGACCGCCGTGGAGGTCGTGTTCGTTCTGCTCGGCGTCGTCGCGCTGGCGTCGGGGGTCCTGGTTGTGACCACGCCGCAGCTCGTGCGTGCCGCGTTGTACCTCGTGGTGTGTTTCGGCGCAATCGCCGCGTGTTTCCTCGTCCTCACAGCCGAACTGGTCGCGTGGGTGCAGGTGCTGATCTACGTCGGCGCGGTCGTCGTCCTGTTGCTGTTCGGGATCATGCTGACCCGTGCGCCGATCGGCCCGTCGTCCGATTTGGACAGCAAGAACAAGCCTGCGGCTGTCGCTGTCGCCGTCGCCACAGCCGGTGTGCTGGTGACCGTGGTGGTCAGCGGGTTCGGTGACGCCTACTTCGACGTGGGCGATTCGCGCGCCGGGTCGGCGAGCGGGATCGGTTCGGGCATCTTCCGGTACTGGGTGCTGCCGTTCGAAGTGCTGTCGGTGCTGCTGCTGGCCGCGTTGGTCGGCGCGATCGTGTTGTCCCGCACGGACATCGGGCCGCCGAAGGATGGTGACGGCTGA